Proteins from a genomic interval of Danio rerio strain Tuebingen ecotype United States chromosome 4, GRCz12tu, whole genome shotgun sequence:
- the LOC100332458 gene encoding uncharacterized protein isoform X2, translating to MFKTARWRVNDLMVLKEETHQLNVMEEKQQFEKHQVITTDEKPTLTKKTSSRGRPRKSKSMCNYSCTRCRKSFSKKSNLDIHMRVHTKEKPYTCKQCGKRFGYIQGFENHMRIHTGERPYTCQQCGKSFYHAGNFAAHQRIHTGERKYTCQHCGKSFSKTGNLAVHMRIHTGEKPYSCSQCGKSFKQNVTLKIHMRTHNEERIFTCTQCGKSISQKHYLDIHMRIHTGEKPYTCTECGKSFPYKGSLNHHMISHTGEKPFTCAQCGKSFTTKTSLMNHMDGHTGTIVFTCDQCGKSLTRKDSMKQHMKTHSGENRFRCSECGKGFKCKRSLSTHLKLHNGERK from the exons ATGTTTAAAACTGCAAgatggagagtaaatg acctgatggtgctgaaagaagagactcatcAACTGAATGTAATGGAAGAGAAACAGCAGTTTGAGAAACACCAAGTAAtaacgactgatgaaaaacccacactgactaaaaagacttcatcacgcggaagacctcggaaatccaagtCTATGTGTAATTACAGCTGTACACggtgtagaaagagtttcagtaAAAAGTCAAACCTTGAtattcacatgagagttcacactaaagagaaaccttacacctgcaaacagtgtggaaagaggtTTGGTTATATACAAGGCTTTGAaaaccacatgagaattcacactggagagaggccgtacacatgccaacagtgtggaaaaagcttctatcaTGCAGGAAATTTTGCAGCGCACcagagaattcacactggggagaggAAGTATACATGCCAACATTGTGGAAAAAGCTTCTCTAAAACAGGAAACTTGGCAgtacacatgagaattcacactggggagaagccttactcttgctctcagtgtggaaagagttttaagcaaaatGTCACCCTTAAAatccacatgagaactcacaatgAAGAAAGAATTTTTACCTGcacacagtgtgggaaaagtATTTCTCAAAAGCACTACCTtgacatccacatgaggattcacactggagagaaaccttacacatgcacagagtgtggtaaaagtttcccaTATAAAGGCTCACTCAATCACCACATGATAagtcacaccggagagaagccgtttacatgtgctcagtgtggaaagagcttcacaaccaaaacTAGCCTCATGAACCACATggatggtcacactggaaccatagtgttcacatgtgatcagtgtggaaagagtctcacacgcaAAGACTCTATGAAGcaacacatgaagactcactcaGGAGAGAATCgttttagatgcagtgagtgtggaaagggctttaaatGTAAAAGAAGTCTTAGCACTCACctgaagcttcacaatggagagcgaaaatga
- the LOC100332458 gene encoding uncharacterized protein isoform X1, with product MAFIKEESEDVKIEETFSVKHEDLQEQTDLMVLKEETHQLNVMEEKQQFEKHQVITTDEKPTLTKKTSSRGRPRKSKSMCNYSCTRCRKSFSKKSNLDIHMRVHTKEKPYTCKQCGKRFGYIQGFENHMRIHTGERPYTCQQCGKSFYHAGNFAAHQRIHTGERKYTCQHCGKSFSKTGNLAVHMRIHTGEKPYSCSQCGKSFKQNVTLKIHMRTHNEERIFTCTQCGKSISQKHYLDIHMRIHTGEKPYTCTECGKSFPYKGSLNHHMISHTGEKPFTCAQCGKSFTTKTSLMNHMDGHTGTIVFTCDQCGKSLTRKDSMKQHMKTHSGENRFRCSECGKGFKCKRSLSTHLKLHNGERK from the exons atggcgtttattaaagaggagagtgaagatgtgaagatcgAAGAGACATTCTCTGTCAAAcatgaagatctgcaggaacaaacag acctgatggtgctgaaagaagagactcatcAACTGAATGTAATGGAAGAGAAACAGCAGTTTGAGAAACACCAAGTAAtaacgactgatgaaaaacccacactgactaaaaagacttcatcacgcggaagacctcggaaatccaagtCTATGTGTAATTACAGCTGTACACggtgtagaaagagtttcagtaAAAAGTCAAACCTTGAtattcacatgagagttcacactaaagagaaaccttacacctgcaaacagtgtggaaagaggtTTGGTTATATACAAGGCTTTGAaaaccacatgagaattcacactggagagaggccgtacacatgccaacagtgtggaaaaagcttctatcaTGCAGGAAATTTTGCAGCGCACcagagaattcacactggggagaggAAGTATACATGCCAACATTGTGGAAAAAGCTTCTCTAAAACAGGAAACTTGGCAgtacacatgagaattcacactggggagaagccttactcttgctctcagtgtggaaagagttttaagcaaaatGTCACCCTTAAAatccacatgagaactcacaatgAAGAAAGAATTTTTACCTGcacacagtgtgggaaaagtATTTCTCAAAAGCACTACCTtgacatccacatgaggattcacactggagagaaaccttacacatgcacagagtgtggtaaaagtttcccaTATAAAGGCTCACTCAATCACCACATGATAagtcacaccggagagaagccgtttacatgtgctcagtgtggaaagagcttcacaaccaaaacTAGCCTCATGAACCACATggatggtcacactggaaccatagtgttcacatgtgatcagtgtggaaagagtctcacacgcaAAGACTCTATGAAGcaacacatgaagactcactcaGGAGAGAATCgttttagatgcagtgagtgtggaaagggctttaaatGTAAAAGAAGTCTTAGCACTCACctgaagcttcacaatggagagcgaaaatga